The sequence below is a genomic window from Lolium perenne isolate Kyuss_39 chromosome 7, Kyuss_2.0, whole genome shotgun sequence.
GAGTCACCCTCTCCACGAGTGTACACGGCATGCTCCGAAGCACTCCGCACGAAACCGAGTGACACCCGGCCACGGCATGGAGCTTGGTGTTCCATGCGCGCGGGGCCCGacggagaccgtagagtgccttgtgGAGGCGCATCACCTTGCTCGCGTGGTTGCGGTCGTCGAATCCTGGCGGGTGAGTCACATACACTTCCTCCCGCAATTCACGGTTGTGGACTGCCGTCTTCTCGTGGATGTGGTGGACCTCCCACTTGAATTGGGCAGCGACGGCGATCAGGAGCCTGACAGAGTCCAGTCGCGCAACGGGGGCAAAGACTTCATCGAAGTCAATCCCTAGCCGCTGGACATATCCCTTCGCGACGAgcctggccttgtgcttgaggacgtGACCGTCGGCGTCAcgcttgagcttgaagatccacttCAATCCGATGGGCTTGTGACCCGGCGGCGGATCGCAAGTGACCATGTCCGGTTCTCCTCGATTGACCGCAGCTCATCGACCATGGCGAGCCGCCAATCTTCGTCTCCTTCGGCCTCGGCGAGTGTTGTCGGCTCGCTTTGTGGGAGTGAGGAGGAGGCGCTCCGCCGCCCTGGATTCTCCTCATCCGGGGTTGAGGAAGTCTCGAATGTTGCGGTAGCGAGCGAGACTTGGGTCAACTCCGGCATCCAGTTCTCGATGCCTCCATCTGCTTGGTGGAGAGACGAAACGCACGGGCTGGTGCGATGCCACGAGAGATGGGCCGACCCACCAATGGCGGCCCGGTCGGAGCCAATCTTGCTGTGGTGACGGCGAAGGAGAGCTTGATGCAGTGCCGCTTCACGGTTTCTCCGACTTGCCGCCGTTGGTTGCGACATCGTCCAACTCTCCACGGCGAGAGTGGCGGTGCCGTCATTGTGCTCTCCCCAATCCCACTCGCGGCCTCGTCGAAGATGACGTCGCGGGAGACATGGAGGCACTTCTTCTCCGGTCATATAGGCGATACGCCTTGCTTCCTTCCTCATACCCAAGCATCACCATCGGGCGGCTGCGGTCCTCAAGCTTCTTCAAGCCTGGTTTCGTCTCCTTCGCGTATGCCTTGCAGCCGAATACGCGAAGAAAGTGAACGCTAGGTTTTCTGCCATACCAGGCTTCAAATGGTGTCTTCCCTTCCAGGCTCCTTGTCAAGGATCCGTTTAGGACGAACACCGCCGTTGCTGCCGCTTCTCCCCGAACTTAGCCGGGACGGATTTCGCCTTGAGCATGCTCGGACGGCGCCAACGATCGTCCTGGTTCCGCCGTTCCACTACCCCATTACGTTGTGGAGAATAGGGCGGTGAGGTGACGCCGGACGCCATGCTCTCGCGCACCACTCGGCGAACTCGTTCGCCGTGAACTCGCCGCCCGCCCGATCGGTGCGAGCACGCGCAGAGGACGTTGCGTCTCCTTCTCCGTCTCGGCCCGGAAACGCCGAATTGCCGCACGCCTCATCCTTCGACTCGAGTGCGGCCACATGTACCGCCGTTGTCGTCGACGAGCAAGAGGAAGTACTTCTTCCTCCCGGTGTTCTTTGGCGAGATTGGACCGCAGAGGTCACCGTGCACGAGCTCAAGAGGCGTCGTGGCACGGTGCAGTTGGTTGCCGCAGAAATGGGGAGCGCCGGTGCTTCCTCGCGATGCGAGCTTCGCAAAGCTGCTCGGCATGGCCGATGGTGGGGAGACCGCGCACCACTCCCTTCCTCGACATCTTCTCGAGGCTATCGAAGCTACGATGGACGAAGCGTGAGTGCCGGCGCCACGCGTCGTCATTGGCGTGCGCCGCCGTACACACCGGTCGCACGATTTGGAGCTGCGCCACGTAGAGTCTGTTCGTCGTCCTTGGCACCTTGGCGATCGGGACCTTGGCACGATCGCGGACCTCCATGTAGCCGTGCTCGACGTGGGTGGGGTACCCGAGCTCGTCTAGGCGCCCAATGCCGACGATGTTCGACTTGAGCCGTGGGATCCAAAGACACGCCGGCCGCCTCGTGATGTCGCTCGTTGTTGATGACGAAGAGGACGGTTCGCGGCCGCAGATGTCGACAACCGATCCATCGCCGAAGCGCACCTTGCCGGAGACGATCTGTCCAGCTCGGCGAAGACGCCGTCGTCGCCGGTCATGTGGTTCGACGCTCCCGTGTCGAGGTACCACGCTGCGTCGATGTCGTGCGCCGTGCGCTCGAACACGACGCGGCGCGCTCCTCGTTGAGATACACCGCTCCCCGTAGGCGGTGCAGTGgatcgatcgatgtcgaggaggcTCCGCACGAGCGGTGCGGAGATGCGGGCTCGACGACGGTGGCCATGTGCGGCTCGGGTCCTTTTCCGCCATTCTCGTCCTGGATCGGGTGCGCCGCCGCGAGCCTTCGTCGCGCCGCTTCTTGCGGCGCCGCGCTTCCAGTGCCTTCTTGCCACAATAGTGGCGATTCTGTGATCGGCGTTGCTGCTGGAGCCTTGCGATAGCGAGGACTTGGGCGGTGGCttgccacccttttgtccaccgccACCGTTCCCGCCGTAGTCGCCTCCCCGCCGCTTCCTCCTTCTCGTCCTCCCACCGCTTCTCTGTCGCCAGCAAGTTGCCACCGGAggcggtggagccgctcgagttcGGGCGATCCTCGACGGCCCGAAGGTGTCCGACAACCTCCTCCACGGTGAGTGTGGCCGGGTTCATCATCGTCTCCATCGAGAAAGCGATCTCGCACAACCGTTTTGGGACAACGAGAGAGGAATTTCCTTACTATCTTCTCATCATCGCAGTATCCCCGAGGGAGCGCATGGTGGCGGCGAGGTTCGTGATGCGCAACCCGAACTCGTCGATGCGCTCGCCGTTCTTGAAGGCGATCGTCTCGAATTCTGTCCGCGCCCGCCGCACGCGTGAATCGCGCACACGATCGTTGCCCTGGTGCTGCACCTTGatcgcctcccacgccgccttGGCGCTCCCCTTCCCGATCAGCATCGGATGCATCTCGGGTGGAGTGGAGCGGAGCAGTGCCGCCAAGGCCTGCTTGTCCTCTCGCCGAGATCGCGGTGTCCTCGATTGCGTCCCGAGAGCGATGCCGCTGCAGTTCACCTCCATCACCATGGCCCGATTGGTGTAGTCTCCGCGCTTGAGCATCGGGAAGACGAGGCTCgtaccgccgcctccgccgctagTCATCTCGCGGATCACCTCCCGCCGTACCACGACCTCGCCCCCGCCGTGTCGCACCTGCTCCGTCCCCGACTTGGCGATCGCCGTCGCTCGTTTGCCGGAGGAGGGGTTGCGGACGCAAGCCGCTGCTGGAGAGGTGGTGGTGCCGACATCTCCCaggttgctctgataccaattgacagCTCTACTACTTAGAGTTGTTGCTACTCACACATATAGTGGACACACACAGACTCAAATAGAACTGAATGACACGAGCAGTTTTGGTGCAGCAAAAGAAGCTGCGTTTTCTTCACTCACTTGGTTACTGCTTGGTGTTGAACTGATACAATGGGGGGCTATTTATACTACTAGTGAGCTACACAAACCAGCTCACGTACTACACCTCTAGTGTGAACACTTGACTAGTGGAAGCTGAGAATTTCAGCCGCACTTCTCTGATACTCTATCCTGACATTCTTCAGCTTATCACTGCAGCTTATCACCTTCCATCTTTGTCAGTCTATCTCCTGCAGCCTTGCAGGTTCTTGTTTGCTTCGTGCCCACTTGCTCTACCTAGAAGTTTCACACTAACAACAAACTACTACTAGTGGTAGATGCACGTACAGGTGCATGCCTTATTTGTGGCTAAGCAAACTTGCTACTACTACTCTACTAGCAACTGATTAAACAACAATAAGTAGGATGTTGTGTTCATCATTGCATGCTGCTACCATTTCAAAAACTGTAAGCATCCTTGGGTGCTAATGGGATAATTGCCGCCATGAAGATAGCTGAATGACAGAGCATATGGGACCTATCTAAATAACTCTCCTTTTCATTCAATTTATATCCATGTTTATTAGTTATTAACTAAATATATATCTGCGTACAGAAGAAGAACGTCACTTCACTAATGCCTTTTGTTGTACTTATTAATCAGTAGCCTCCTAGCAAACAGGTAGTTATAACCGTGACTAACAAAAGGAGCATCAGTGCTACTGGTATATTGCTTAAACTGAAGATGAAGCGCTTCACTTTTTCTTTTTTGAGATAAAGAAGCGCTTCCAGTTACAGCACACATGATTTCCATTTAGTTTGCACCGGAAATAAAATACTATATGTCTATATTTGCATCAGTTGTAGAAACTGGGGGCACTTACAGCAATTGTGCAGGCAATCAATCCAGGCTTCTCCCGGTGATCAAATGCAACAAAGAATAGAAGGAAAGCACCAGTATACCAGGGAATCGCAGCCAAGAAGAACCCGAATAAGAACCTTCAAAACAAAACCAATACACAGTCATCAGTATGGATCCATTGTTCTTTCATTTTAGATTGGCAGGTAAGAGCAATGAACTTACGCAAACTCCTTAATATGAAATAATACACCTATGATAAAGATCGATGTCAGTTACTAGATAGCAGAGCAGTAGACTCCACAGATAACTATGCCAGTTTAGGACAATCCTGTTCTGCTTATCCAAGTTATGTCCTAATCAAAATCCAGTACCATTTAACTGCTACATTATGCGATTGTACCTAAGGACCTTGCCCAACTAGACCAACAAGAGTACTAGTGCCTCCCAAACGGTTACTAGCAAGGATGAACTCTTCTTTTGGTCCTGAAGCATATATACTCTAGATGTTGCTACATGAACTTCCTGCTGGAGACATCTACCCGTCCAACCCCCCACTAACACACTAAGCAGCAACCACGTACAAGTGCCCATGCTGTTACCAGTTCCAAAGTGTTCCTAACTTTGGCAGATCATCTCAAGTCAATCCGCACCGATCACATTGGAGACACTTACAGAGCCCAGCCGAGGCCGACGCCCCAGAACGGCAGCCGCGGCTCCCGGACTGGGAGGCCCTCCGCGAAGACCTGCTGCTGGACGGTGCACGGGAAAGCAACAACGCTCTCAGCACCGCACCCTGCACATCAAGAAGAGCCGTTTCAGTCTCTACAGAACCAGAAGGGGGGAGCGCGGGAGAAGGAGCGCCGACCGTTCAGGGAGGGGCTGTAGGCGGCTGCTGCGACCGGCGGCGGGGGCGGAGGGGGGAAGGTGCCGTAGTAGTGGGGGTACGGGGGAGGGCTGGCGCCGGCGAAGGGGGAGACGGAGGGCAGCTTGGCGCTGGGGTCCCTGGTCTCTTGCATCGCCCTGGACGAGATCTCAAGGTGTGGTGGACCTTTTGGGAGGGGCTGAAAAAGGTCGCCAGTTCTGGACTTCTGGGCACGAATTTGGAAGGTGGAAGTGCGTCTATCGTGTGACGTTTTGTTTTAACACAGTCGTGTGACGTTTGTTGGTGATTCCGCTGGAGAATGGGAGAAGGTGGTGGAGTATGATCTCAAATCACTCAACAAATGATTTATTTTAGATGAGGTGAATTGACTTGGCCAATTTTGTAAAGTTTGAATTTCATCAATACTTATTCTTTTACCTTGCATTGATCACAACTAGTGCATTTCGGAAAGAAGGAAATAACACTTTTAGTGGCCCTAGTCTTCTATTGGTTGGTGGCTATAGTTGAAGTTGTGCTCAAGCACATTATACactatatcaaagctaacccaCTTTGCTCAAATCTCAGCGTTTTGGGTACTATTCATGTTACTATTTTGTCCAATCGGTCTTTGACACGTCTTTGATTTTTAATGTAGATAGAGATAGGTAATCGTAGATCCTTATCTTCAGGatttattttttccttttttcttgcgTGGGAAATCTGTGGTTACCGGCTTCTCTCCGGTTTCCTTTTTATCTCTTCCGAaaatccctctctctctctctcttctttaATTTACCTTCAGTTTCCGGTTCTCCCGTTTCCTTGATCGTGCCGCAGCAGTCAAAGCGGTGGGAGCAGTTTCCGGCAGACATTTATCACTCCACCAGGAAATCTTGCCTCCATCCCCGAGATTCCTTCCCCCTCCCGTTTCCTCTCCTCTCACCTTATTCATTGCTTTTCTCCAACCAATCCAAGGGCGGATGGCCTCCATGGACGCCGCTCAAGCATCTCAAAATCTTTCACGGGCACTGCTGGCCGCATGGTATCGCTCCCGCTCCATCCTTTTCCTAAGGTTGGTGCTCTCCTCTCTCTCGCTGGTAGTAGTGGCGCCTCCCTGCTAGACCTCCTCGATGTCTTCCGCCAGCTTCAGCAATGGATTCATGGATGCCGATGGGAATGAACTACAATGTCGAGTAAACTCCCAAGGGGCTTCCTCTTTCCCATCTCACATCCTCTCATTTTCAGGAACCATTGGACATGGCAAGGACGGAGATGGATGCGTGTACAAGCGGATGCGACGTCCTCACTAGGCTCAGCCGCCCAAGCCCCGAGTGGAGGACGATGGCGAGCTCGACCCCACACTTCTCTTCTCCGTCCTGGAGGAATAAGGTAACCAGTGAAGTTCCCTGTCTTCCCTTTCTGCAGGCAGCAGATGGAAGAGAAGCGAAGGTATCTCACAGACGACGTGCAGTGCACTCAGCTCCTGCCCCTCCGTACCTCTCTGCAGCAGCGCCAGGCTTCTCTTTCCATGCCTCACCGTTCTGACCCCCGACATCTGTACTGTGGAGTTGAATCGGTCTTTCGCTTCGAGACGTTCTCCATCCATATGTACTCAGCTTTTGAAGATTTACTAATTAGAGCTCCTAAACGCATCCCAAATCCTACCACTTTATAGTATAGATCCTGATAGTAATGTGCTGTTGTAAATTCAGCTGGATGGCATGTTCAATTTGGCAGCAGATTTCTGTTCTCAACATCTTTTTCCACGGAGAGCTATCTACCTGAAAATACAGGCCATAATGAATAACTATCTCCATCTTATGCTATACGATTCCAGTGTTCAGCTAGCACATCCAAGAGTATATTTAAACAACTTTCTAGCTCACCTAGATAAGTTTCGATTAGAAAGATATTGTCAGCTGCCTGCTTACTATCTTTTCCATTCTTTTTgtacattttttttattttgatcttcGCGACAACTTAGAACTAACCAGGAGAAAGGGAAGGAAAACGCATGAGAAGATCAGTTTTGATTAGAAAGATATTGTCAGCTTGCCTGTTACTATCTTTTCCATTATTTTTgtacatttttttattttgatcttcGCGACAACTTAGAATTAACCAGGAGAAAGGGAAGGAAAATGCATGAGAAAAGCTCATTATTTTTCCATCTGATCCTATTCTTTCAGGAGTAGCTGAATtttttttatttctgcaattggtATAATAATTAATCAATATATGCTATTTTTTcagggcttcgatggcgcggtgaTGTGCCACCTCTGTGTTTCACAATTGCCATCATGTTTGCTACTTCAGAACTTGATGTTCTCACTTCGTGTGCTGGAAGGAAGACTGAACATTCATTAAGTTAGCTCAATGTCTTTTTTGCTGAGTTGTCATATTAACATAGTGATGGCGTTTGACATTGTAAGAGTACATTGAACTATTCTTCATGTCTCATGAAACATATGCATAGTTTATTGCATGGTTGGACAGACACTCATTTTCTTGCACTTCAGCGACTACAACGTCCACAGCTTCAACAGATGGATGCATGAAGCAGCCAGGCAGCACAACTGTAATAACATAAGCTTTCTAATTGGTGATGTTTCATCCCCTGAGCGTGCCTTCCAGGTCATTTACTCTTACTGCATTATCATCATTTGTTTAAGTATTCTACAACTAATGCACTAATTAGTATTCATGTGATACTGAGGAAAATGATGTTCCTCTCCTCATGTATATCTGATTTAGGGTGGCTTTATTTTTTATGCGGGTGCAGTCCGTTCAGTCCTCATGAAGGTCATCTTTTCTTCCATTTTTCACTTTGTTCATATATCATGTGGTACTGATAGCTAGACCAATTAGTTCTGAATTGTTGCAACAAAATTTTGATGTGTTGATCGTTGATATTTTGAATAGGTTATATAAAGAGGACACAAACTACACAGTGAGTTGGCATCAGCTTCTTTATCAGTATGATTCTTTGCTCAAGAGAGGCTATGTAGCTTAAAGAGATGACAACCTGACAACTCATTGGCGTTGCTTATTTTGAACATGAGGTCGTCTTATCTAAATTATTATTTTCTATCCAGTCTTCAATTATTCACACTGCAATAATAGGTAACTGAATGTTCCTCCCATTTGGAGTCTTTATTTGTAGTAGTAAGGAACACAACAGCTCCTCACCTTGACGGTGGCCTCCGGCCCTGCCAGTGATCTGCCACCGCTGGGTTAGCGCTAGACGACTAACAGTGCTGATGTCTGCTCCAGAACAGGGAGCATGGCATCTCCTGGAAGCCGCCCTGCTGCCACCCAAATAACGACCAGAATATGAACGATGCAGTCAGCAAGGTGGTGCGCGGAGGACCGGGCTAGCAGACGAAGCCCACAGTAGGAGCTGGTACCTTTCCCATTCTATTGCAATATGCAAGGAATAGTTTGTGTTTTTCATAACCACCGATTCACATTGGTTCTAAGTATGAATTCGCtctatttttggtttttttagCTAACACGATGCAGCCATCAGTAAGTTCTAGCTTATAATGACGCTAATTATTAAAAGAGCTATTAGTTGTTTTCATGAGAAGTACACTTAGGATAAGTTGATATTGCAGGCAGTGGCGTAGCTATGTAGCCgccagggggggcgccgcccccccccccccccccccagcccAAGAAAGATTTGCCTAATATCCCTTCATATTTAACAGTTTTTGGCTAAAAATAGTCTATATTTGGCCCATTTGCCCCCCAGCAGTggcccaagctccgccactgattGCAGGGTTCCTTGCCAGCCTGAAGGAGGGTTGGTCTACAGGCTCGAGCCATTCACGGTTGTTGCTGCCTGGTCCAAATACAGGACAGCAAACCACCTCTATAAGATTAGAATTAGTCAGAACACAAAGGTCAATGATGTCGTGCCGGTGCCTGGAAACTTTCATTTATACGCATATGACGCAAAGCCATTTGATTATGTGCACTGCCCGATGGTAGAGATGCAACTCTGCTTGCCAATGCTTGACTTGCATTTGTATTCTATTTGACAGTGGTTCTATGAATTTGATTTGATCTTCATACTTTAAAGCTTATCATGGGATTTTGAGTGTACAAGCGATAGCCGTAGGTAAGGAAAATATTTTCATGTCTCAATGCTAGCTAGCATAGGCAGTTTATCTGGTTCTCTAATATATCTACGGCATAAAAAAGTAGAATGCAACTTCTTTGTTTTATTGTTTTCTCATCAGTGATGTGCGGATGATCCATCCTGAGCACTTTTGCCTTTTGGTGACACAACTGTTGTTCCTGGAGGTGATTTTAGACGAGTCTTTCAGTTAGTTAGCAAACATTATATACATAGAAATTAAGAAGTGATTTCAGTCATTCTTGCCAACCACAAGGAGCAAGCTCATTTTCTTTGACATCACTTCGTGTATTACCACAGGGTTGCTTGTGTGCAATTTAAATTTCATGAACAATTGAGAATGGCTGgtgtttcacaaaaaaaaagagaatggCTGGTGGATCGATCAATTTACCAATTTGCCTCATGAAATTTCTGGCCACGCATGGGAATCCGGGGTCTGAGACAAAATAAACACCAATCCAATCGGTGGGAGTATTAACTAGGGGAAAGAGAAGGGAGTACCTGAATGGGGGAGAAGCACGGAGGAAGGTGGCGCTGGGAATGGTGGGCGTCTACGAGCTGCGCGAGCCCTTGGGCGGACGATCCCAATCCACGTCAGTGTGGCATGCGGTTTAGCTATTCACCGGCGACCCCGCGGCAGTGAAGCAGGTACGGCTCGCCGGCCACCTCCACGACAGCCTCGACCGCGAGCTCCGCTTCCTTGCCGCCATGAGCCACCCCATCATCGACTCATCCGCGGCTGCTGGGGAGTGGGGATGGAGAGACCGAGGTCGCCGGCGGCACAGCTCCTCCTTTCTCTCGCTCGGATCTTCCCGTTGTTGTGGCACTCCGAGGACTTAGAGCGGCTGATGAAGGAGAAAGGCCCCCTTGTTGTTCCACCTTCGCTGCCAGCGCCGGAAAGAGTGGACAGGACGCCGCCACGACAAGTGAGGAGAGGTGGGTGAAGGAGAGATGGGCCGCCGGTTCAATTGGGAAGGGGTTCGGGCTGCCGCGCATCACGGCGAGCGGCCGGGCTGAGTGACCCGGCGGCATGCATGCGAGCTAGGCGGAGGCAAGACATGCGTGCGTGCGAAGGTGACGAGGTGTGCAGCAAAATTACAGGAAACTATCTGGGTTGTAGGTGCATGAGAGAAATCACCTATCTACCAAGGAGCTGGATGGAGTTGTTGCCAGGCTAGGAGAGGGGAAGACTAGCAGCGATGCTGAATTTAGGAGCGGAGTGGCAGTCGGAGAAGAGAGAGATAGAGGATGTGAGAGTTGTTGAAGAGAAGACTTCATCCACTCAGACCAGCTGTCTGGGGCTTTCGGGCCTCTTCCCCGTTAAAAAAAAAAGAACTCAGGGACCAGCTGATTTTTTTTTGTTCTATTTTCATAATGAACAGTTTACCTTACTTTCCTAACCTAATTTTATATTATCTCTCTCTTTAAAAAAATGAATATTTGATTAAATTTGAATGTATGCACTAAATAGTGTCTAGATaaatctaaatttagacaaatttatGATACCTTTTATAGATGGAGAAagtacatgttttatatatactATATATTAAAGCTAAAGGGGTTTGCTTTCACCACATTGCTCCATGTGCATGCACTGTTCATGTCCATTTTCTTCCAATCAAAATCTGCCACGTAGACTATACTATAatgtgtttttttcttttttttttccttcctTCTTTGACACACTACGATTCTAATTTTAGACGCAAAAACTTTTTATCAATAATCTTCCCGGTTATAGCTAACTACATCTACCTCTCAAACAAAAAGGTTACATATGTCTAAAACGGTGTATTTTATATCTCTTCTTTTAACACATCTTTGTGGGCATAATTTTCAGAACTTATATTCTTTTAGCTCCTATAAAAAAAATTACTGGACGTTTATCTTCTGGCGCAACTTTCCGTCCTTAATCTTTGATGCAACTCGATTCGGTATATATTTCCGGTCGTAAATTTTCAACGGTAGCTAGCCTATGTCTACAGTTCTATTTTCTCAGCTCCTTTTAATTACTCGATGGTTATTTTTCGGCACAACTTTCCGTTCCAATCAGCCCTATGACATGTAGCCTATGCtacaatgtgtttatttttcatttttcttagcTTGCACCATAGTGCTCCACGTTGATGCATTGTAGACATCTATTTTAATCCAATCAATCTCCGCCACATAGACTACTACAATGTGCTTTTGTTTccttttttcttattttttaaGTCTTTTGGATTATGTAATTTTACATGCAACAACGCtacaatgtgtttatttttcatttttcttagcTTGCACCATAGTGCTCCCCCGTTGATGCATTGTAGACATCTATTTTAATCCAATCAATCTCTGCCACATAGACTACTACAATGtgcttttgtttctttttttcttcttttttaagACTtttggattatataattttacatGCAACAACTTTTTATCTTTAATTTTTCGGATGTATGTCTACCTCTCAAACAAAAAAATTATCTACATCTACAACAATATTTTTATGTCTCTTCTTTTAACACTATTTACTGGTATTTTTGCTTGACATGCCTTTATAGCCATATTTCGTAGACCGTATAATTTTTAGCTCCTTTAAAAAAAATACTTGATGGTAATCTTATGGCACAACTTTCCGGCCTTAATATTTGATGCAACTCGATTTGATACATATTTTAGGCCGCAACATTTTGACGTTAGTTAGCCTACTTCTTCGATTGTATTTTCCCAACTCCTTTTATTTACTCGATGGTCATTTTCCGGCACAACTTTCAGTTTCAATCAGCCTGCGCCATGTGGTATATGCTACaatatgtttttttatttttagtttttcTCTTTTGGGACttttggtattttattatttcAGGGTGCATATTCCAACGACGATAATTTCTCAACGGTTCAACGACATAGTAATTTCAACCCCAAGTTTAGTTTCAGCAATAGTTTTTTGTGAGGCGGCAACTCCCTATATTATTTTTGTAGAAAG
It includes:
- the LOC127313691 gene encoding large ribosomal subunit protein eL20z is translated as MQETRDPSAKLPSVSPFAGASPPPYPHYYGTFPPPPPPPVAAAAYSPSLNGCGAESVVAFPCTVQQQVFAEGLPVREPRLPFWGVGLGWALFLFGFFLAAIPWYTGAFLLFFVAFDHREKPGLIACTIAGIFALVPFMLNGIRMQPFW